One genomic window of Bacteroidetes bacterium GWF2_43_63 includes the following:
- a CDS encoding thioredoxin translates to MSTVQAQTEEKKSHTKVITTENFDETIKKGVVLVDFWAVWCRPCVMQGPIIDQLADSLHGKVVIGKVDTDKNKALSTRFAIQYIPTTIIFVDGVAVDKASGLQSKEVLLNRLAPYMK, encoded by the coding sequence ATCAGCACCGTTCAGGCACAAACTGAGGAAAAGAAAAGTCACACCAAGGTTATAACCACCGAAAATTTTGATGAGACCATAAAAAAAGGGGTCGTTCTTGTTGACTTCTGGGCTGTATGGTGTCGTCCCTGTGTTATGCAAGGTCCTATCATCGATCAGCTGGCTGATTCACTCCATGGCAAAGTGGTAATCGGTAAGGTTGACACCGATAAAAACAAAGCCCTGTCAACCCGTTTTGCCATTCAGTATATCCCAACAACCATCATTTTTGTAGATGGAGTAGCTGTTGACAAGGCCTCGGGATTACAAAGCAAAGAAGTATTGCTGAACCGGCTGGCTCCATACATGAAATAA